DNA sequence from the Sulfurimonas sp. HSL3-7 genome:
GCCACTGCGTCAACTACACCTCGATCAAGTTTATTCCGGCAACATAGGCGCCGCGCCTAAACCCGGGTTGTCTATAATTTTCAAAAGGATTATAGAGGGCCTGTTCCACCTCTCCGCTTTAGCCTTCAGCAACGGCAAAACAATCGTCATGCTTCTCTTTACATTTCGATCCAGGCATAGATGTTTATGCCCGACAGTGGCCCGTAAATCAAATGCTTAACTTTGAAAAAGAGATGGCGGCTATACTCAGATATAAGCGTCAGATGAGAAGAAGCGAGTATAATTGCGTATGACAAAACAAGAACTTCTCCAACACGCCAACACAGATGAGATTACCCGTATTATCACCAAACAGTGGTCCGGACTCAATGATGAGGAAAACCGAGAGTACTGCCTGGAAGAGATCTATGCCTCTCTGGCCGAAACCGCACCCCTGCCGGAGAGCTTCCATCTCTCAAGCAATGATGAAAAAGCACAGTATGAGATCGATATCGACATGCTGTTAATAACAATAGAGTGGGACGATATCGGCAATCTCATTTTTGACGACGGCGACAACGAAGCGCACTTCTGGTCGCAGGTCGGCGATAAGAACGAAAAGAGGAACAGAAAGATCTACCGATCCCTTTTTCCATAACAGATTACGGTAGTAAAATCAAATCAGGGTATCGGTAGTCAGAAAGAGAGCTGCACTTCGGTGCGGCTCTTATAAGGGTTACTGGTCGTTGTTGGCAGCGTATTCCGGTGTACAGAAGATACCGCAGTGGCATTTACCCTCTTCAGGGATCTCTTTTTCGATTGCCGGCGGACACGGACAGATACGGTTGTCGGCACTGACATGCTTGCCGTCCTCTTCTATGACCATAAAACATGGGCAGAAACGTTTGCCGTAAAGCATCTTGTGACGTGCAAGCCCCATGAGGACACCTTCGTTTACATCTTCATTCGGATTGTAGACCCAGCCGAACTGTTTGTTGACCTTGTCTGTGAATTTTTTTGTTTTCTCCATCTCATTAAGAAACTCAGGTGAACTCATATCTATTTTTTGCATGATTATCCTTTACATAGTGCTGTAAGTATAGGGTGCTGAGACTTAAAAAAGATGGAATTAAATCTGACTTCTATACTTCTTAATTTTAATTTTTAACAACTGTTACTTCTTTATCACTCCGCGTTTTGTTAAAATAACGCCAGTAAGGATAATTATGCACGAAGAACAACTATTTGAGATGGTCAATGAAGCCGTAGAATTTGCCAAAGCGGAGCTCGAGTCGGAGCAGACGCTGCGACCTTTTGCCATGATACTTTTTGAAGACGGGAACGTAGAGAGCCTTAAGGCAGACCCATCTGCACATGAAGAGCAGTACGAAACGCTGATGGCAAGGCTGAAACAAAAAGTCGCCGATGATCCCAGGATCACGGCACTTGCGATCATCGCCCGGGTCACTATTCCGGCCCACTTCAAACCGCCGGTCAGCGACGGTATCCGCGTCCATCTTGAAGAACGCCACAAAACAGACAGCAAGGTCGGTGCACGCTTTTTGTATGTACCCTATGCGCTCTACAAAAATGCGGGATCTGACGACGTCACAATGCAGCTGCACAATCCGATCCCTGTCGCTTTTCCTGCAGAGATCTTTATCTAGAACAGTTATTTAGAGAACGGTTTTCTTATGACAAACGCATCTTGTAGTCGGCATAGCCAAACTCTTTGACCACTTTTATCTCGCCCTCTTGCGTCACCAGTACAAGCGAAGGGAGCTTGATACCGTTAAAGGTGGTGTTTTTGACAAAAGTGTAATGGATCTGATCTTCGAAGATAATCCTGTCGCCGGTTTTCAATGGCTGATCAAACGAGTAGTCCCCCATGATGTCGCCCGCCAGACAGGTATTGCCGCCTAAACGGTAGGTATAGGCCTTTTCGCCGGCTTCACCTGCCCCTCTCACTTCTGCACGGTAGGGCATCGCCAGCGTGTCGGGCATATGCGCCTCGGCAGAGGTGTCCAGGATCGCAAGGTCCATACCGTTATGGAAGGTGTCCAGCACGGTTGCCACCAGCTCGCCTGTCTGCCAGCCGACCGCCTCGCCCGGCTCCAGGTAGACGGCAATATTGTTATGTCGCGCCCTGAATGCCCTGATCACCTCAATCAGTCTGTCGACGTCGTAGTCTTTACGGGTAATGTGGTGACCGCCGCCGAAGTTGATGTAGTTCATCTGGTCGATATAGTCGCCGAACTTCTCCTCGAATGCCGCCAGCACTCCCTCCAGCGCATCGACATTCTGCTCGCAAAGCGCATGGAAGTTCAGACCGTCGAGCTCCTCGAGGATGCTCTCGTCAAAATTGGCAAGCGTGGTCCCCAGACGGCTGTAGAGCCCGCAGGGATTGTAGAGGTCGACAGGAGAGGAGGAGAACTCCGGGTTGACGCGCAGGGAGATAGAAAGTCTCGGATTGACCTTTTTGGCCATCGCGCTGAACCGTTTTAGCTGCGAAGGCGAGTTAAAGACCAGGTGGTCGGAGATAGAGGCGATCTGCTCTATCTCCTCCTCTTTGAAGGCGGGCGAATAGGTGTGCACTTCGCCCCGCATCTCCTCAAAGGCAAGCAGTGCTTCATGCAGACCGCTCGCAGTCGCTCCGTCAAGATATTGACGCACAAGGTCGAACGTCGACCACATTGCAAAGCCTTTAAGCGCGAGTATGATCTTGGCGCCGGTCTCTTTTTTGACACGTGCCAAAAGTTTCAAATTGTTCTCCAAGCGGGTCAGATCACAGACATAGGAAGGGCTGGGAAGAGTATCGTAATTTATCATTATCAGACTTTTTTGTTATTATAACGCTTTATTATTACCCCGATAAGTGCTCTTACGGCGTAACATTAATATCAAATTTTACCCTAAATTCAGGGGGTTTGATCTAAAAAGCGAGTTAAATGAAACAGATAGTATTGGCCGTAATCGCACTCCTTTTGCTAGCAAGCATGTATGCCGTCTATAACGAATTAAACAAAATAATACCGTTTTTCGATCAGAACAGCTCAAAAACAGTTGAAGATAGTGATACAGACGTGGCCCATAACAGTTCCGGGAAAAAAACCGCCACAAGCAATACAGAAAGAAAACGCTATAAGACCCCTGCTTCCACTCCGGAGTCCAAGCGTCTCTTTTTAAAGAAGACGATCGCGGCCATCAGAAAGGTAAAAGCGCGCCTCGATGCCGAATACCAGGCTGTTTATGAACTCAGCCTCAAAGAGAAGCTTACCCCAAAAGAGCAGGCAAAGATTGAACGGCTTAAAAAACGCTATAAAGTCAGCGGTTTTCCCTGTCTGCTGAAACGTATGCATACCCACCCTATCAGTATCGTCATCGCCCAGGCGGCACTGGAATCAGGCTGGGGAAGTTCACGCTTCTACCGCGAAGCCAACAACATCTTCGGCGTCTGGTCTTTTAATCCCAACGAACCGCGTATCGCGGCAGGCATACCGCGAGAGGGGCAAAAGACCATCTATGTCAAAAAATACAAAAACCTGGAAGCTTCCATCGAAAGCTATTACCGCATGATGGCCAGAGGACGTGCTTTTGAACAGTTCAGAACAGCGCGCCTACACACCAACAACCCTTTTGAGATCATCGCTTATCTCGACCACTACTCCGAACTGCGCCATGAGTATGTCAAACGTCTCTATTATGTCATCAAGTCCAACAGGTTCAATGAGCTCGATACGCCGGTTTATCAGCCGCCGGGCTGGAAAAACATCGAACCGGCCAGAGCCGAATACCTGATTCCTGAAAAAGAGGAACCTGCAGCCAAAGTCGCCGACAAATGTAAAAAAGACATCACCCCCGCTCTTGAGAACAGCGAGCGGAACAGCTCGCGAGTGCCGGATATAACAGTGTTGCCTAAAAAAGCTAAAGAGAGCGCAACCGTCACCCATATCACGAATGTTCCTCATTCCCATGACAAGGTTCAAGATCGCAATAATACCAAAGAGCAAAACCGTTCAAAAGATGTCCCGATAAAGGTACAAGAGGTCAATACGGCGGAAGTGTAAAAAACAGATAAAACATCGCTTAGATACGTGTCATAAGTGAGAGAGTAGAAAACGTTTGAAAATTGAAAAGCAAAGTCTGATTACTCAGACTTTGCACCCCTTTAGTTAAGTTCGATGACCTTCCAAGGAAGACCCTGCTTGTTCAGCTCTTCCATGAACGGGTCCGGATCAAACTGCTCCATGTTGTAGACCCCTTTGGCCTGCCATTTGCCCTCAAGCATCAGTTTCGCCCCGATCATTGCCGGAACGCCGGTCGTGTATGAGACCGCCTGCGACTGGACCTCGGCGTAGCACTTCTCGTGGTCGCTCACCTGGTAGATGTAGATCTTCTTCTTCTGACCGTCCTTGATCCCTTCGGCGACAATACCGATGTTGGTCTTGCCTTTGGTGCGAGGGCCCAATGAAGCCGGGTCAGGCAGCAGTGTCTTCAGAAACTCGATAGGGACGATCTCCTGACCTTTGTGCATCACCGGCTCGATGCCGAGCATCCCGACGTTTTCGAGGCAACGCATATGGGTCAGGTAGCTCTCGCCGAAGGTCATGAAAAAACGGATACGTTTGAGCCCCTTTATATGTTTGACCAGCGACTCCATCTCCTCGTGGTAGAGAAGATAGCTGTCTTTCGGACCGACTTCAGGGTAGTCCCAGACCATCTTGATCTCCATCGGCTCGGTCTCGATCCACTCGCCGTTCTCCCAATAGCGCCCTTTTGCACTCACCTCGCGGAGGTTGATCTCCGGGTTGAAGTTGGTTGCGAACGGGTAGCCGTGGTCGCCGGCGTTACAGTCGAGGATGTCGATCGTATGGATCTCGTCGAAGTAGTGTTTCTGCGCATAAGCGCAGAAGACATTGGTCGCACCCGGATCGAAGCCGCTTCCAAGAAGGCCCATGATGTCGGCTTCTTTAAACGCATCGTCTTTGGCCCACTGCAGCTTGTACTCGAACTTCGCCTCGTCCGGGTGTTCATAGTTGGCCGTGTCCAGATAGTCGACCTTGGTCAGCAGACAGGCGTCCATGATGCTGAGATCCTGGTACGGCAGCGCCACGTTGATGACGATGTCTGCGCCGACCTTCTCGATAAGGGCTGCGGTCTCCTCTACATTGTCCGCATCCACCTGGGCGATATCGATCGCACCTTCAGGCAGCTGTTTTTGGATCTTTTCACAACTCTCCAGACGTCTACTCGCCAATACGATCTTTGTAAACGTCTCTTTGTTCAAAACACATTTGTGGGTAACGACCCCGCCGACACCGCCGGCTCCGATAATTAAAACAGTTGCCATGCTGCTTCCTTTTAAAAAAGTTTTTGTCAGATATTATACCAGTTTAAAGGCTAAAAGAAGGGTGCATATCCACACGGCGCCGGTCGTAACCAAAGAGACAAAGACCAGTGCCGCCCCGGCATCTTTGGCCTGTTTCGCCAGGAGATGATACTCCTTGGTCACCAGATCGACGACACGTTCGACCGCA
Encoded proteins:
- a CDS encoding saccharopine dehydrogenase family protein; this encodes MATVLIIGAGGVGGVVTHKCVLNKETFTKIVLASRRLESCEKIQKQLPEGAIDIAQVDADNVEETAALIEKVGADIVINVALPYQDLSIMDACLLTKVDYLDTANYEHPDEAKFEYKLQWAKDDAFKEADIMGLLGSGFDPGATNVFCAYAQKHYFDEIHTIDILDCNAGDHGYPFATNFNPEINLREVSAKGRYWENGEWIETEPMEIKMVWDYPEVGPKDSYLLYHEEMESLVKHIKGLKRIRFFMTFGESYLTHMRCLENVGMLGIEPVMHKGQEIVPIEFLKTLLPDPASLGPRTKGKTNIGIVAEGIKDGQKKKIYIYQVSDHEKCYAEVQSQAVSYTTGVPAMIGAKLMLEGKWQAKGVYNMEQFDPDPFMEELNKQGLPWKVIELN
- a CDS encoding glucosaminidase domain-containing protein — protein: MKQIVLAVIALLLLASMYAVYNELNKIIPFFDQNSSKTVEDSDTDVAHNSSGKKTATSNTERKRYKTPASTPESKRLFLKKTIAAIRKVKARLDAEYQAVYELSLKEKLTPKEQAKIERLKKRYKVSGFPCLLKRMHTHPISIVIAQAALESGWGSSRFYREANNIFGVWSFNPNEPRIAAGIPREGQKTIYVKKYKNLEASIESYYRMMARGRAFEQFRTARLHTNNPFEIIAYLDHYSELRHEYVKRLYYVIKSNRFNELDTPVYQPPGWKNIEPARAEYLIPEKEEPAAKVADKCKKDITPALENSERNSSRVPDITVLPKKAKESATVTHITNVPHSHDKVQDRNNTKEQNRSKDVPIKVQEVNTAEV
- the nspC gene encoding carboxynorspermidine decarboxylase produces the protein MINYDTLPSPSYVCDLTRLENNLKLLARVKKETGAKIILALKGFAMWSTFDLVRQYLDGATASGLHEALLAFEEMRGEVHTYSPAFKEEEIEQIASISDHLVFNSPSQLKRFSAMAKKVNPRLSISLRVNPEFSSSPVDLYNPCGLYSRLGTTLANFDESILEELDGLNFHALCEQNVDALEGVLAAFEEKFGDYIDQMNYINFGGGHHITRKDYDVDRLIEVIRAFRARHNNIAVYLEPGEAVGWQTGELVATVLDTFHNGMDLAILDTSAEAHMPDTLAMPYRAEVRGAGEAGEKAYTYRLGGNTCLAGDIMGDYSFDQPLKTGDRIIFEDQIHYTFVKNTTFNGIKLPSLVLVTQEGEIKVVKEFGYADYKMRLS